Genomic window (Deferribacter desulfuricans SSM1):
GAAAAATATAATTAGTAGTGATAAATATAATAATGTATTTGCTCTCTGGAAACAGGTTAATAATCTTTTATCAGATCCTTTAAAATATATGGTACAAAATAAAAACGAAGAAATAAAGGTAAGAAATATATTAGTAAGTAGGATTATAAAAACAATTAATGATTTTATAAACAATAATACTGACCGTTTATTTAATAAATTCAGTGAAATACACAGTAAAGAACAGAATATGATACAAAAAAATGCAACCAGTATAAAAGCTAATATAAGAAAACATCTCACTTCAATGTTTAAAAATAGTATGATGGGAATGTCTACTGAAAGTTTTATAGGTATAAAAACAGCTGTAAATTATATTTATACTACCAGTATATTAAATACTAAAGAAAATATTAGTCAAAATGATATTTTAACAAAATATCCTTTATTATTTAAAATATATAAAAATCTTGATAAACTAAAAAATAATCCAGATTCTTATAAGATGCTATTTAATGTTATTTATGAAAACCAACCAGATGTTTTAAATGTTATAAATAATCAAATAAATAATATAGAAAAACAATTCGAATCTTTTAATAATCCTTATTATATGTATTACAAAAAATATATATCATTTCTTAAAGCTTATTTTACATATCAACATAATGTTTTAAAAATATGCAAAAATTATGTTAATAATAAAATAGACAGAGAAACTTTAAATAAATTATTAAATAAAATTAAAGTAAATTTTGAAACTGAAAAATTTACTTTGCAGGATTTTTATACAAAAGTACTTAAAATGAATACTATAAATCCAACTATAGTAAATAGTCTTGCTCACATATTAGAAACATTTTTTGTACATCAACCAGTAATACCTGAGTTTTTAGCTTATGAATATAAACATTTAATAGATTTTTTTGAACCAGTTTTACCTTCAGAATCAAAACTTTTTATGAAGCAAGATCCTTTATCTAATTTTCTAGATAAAGTATTAGGTGAAGATAAACCTACAAAACAAGATTCTGATAATGAAATTAAAGAGCGAGGAAAAATAATAGATGCTCTATTGGATTTAGTAAAAGATAACAATATTCCTATTAATGATAAAGAAATTGAAGAAGAGATGAAAAAGTATGGTTTAGATACATCAGATCCTGAAAAAATAATAGAATTCAAAAAAGAATTATTAAGTAAAAATATTATACCTACACTGGAACAAACTAATTATCAAATTTTTAGTATGATTCAAGATATAAAATCTTTAATTAGTAGTACTATATATGCTAATTATGTTACTCTTACAGATTTAAACAAATTTAAGAACTTAAATGATTTTTATGAGATAGATATTGAAAGAAGATTTTTAAATCTTAATTACAAATATCCTTTAGTTGATATAAATGAAATAATAGAAAAAGAAACTACTAATGAAAAAAAGACAAGTACATTATATTTAGATAAATTTATTACTTTAAGTTGTTATTTAAATTATATTTCTAAACTGATATTAAAAGAACTAAATAAACAAAAACCTGAAGTTTCTAAAGATTTAGGTTATAATGCAGAAATGAATTTAAATTATTAATTATATTTTTATAAAATTTACAGTTTTTGATTTTTTTTGTTATATACAACATATGAATGTTTATAAAAGTTATAGGATTGGTAAGATTATTACTAAAATGATTTTATTAAGAAATAATTTATTAAGAAGTAAATTAAGAAGTGAATTAAAAAGTAAGGAGTAATTTATATGAGTCAAAAATATAAATACTCAGATATAACATTAAAGCTGATGGTTTTAATTTATTATTTGTTTAGTTTGTTGTATGTTTTTATTAATATTGATTTAAAGTATATATTAGATACAAAAGTTATAGGTTTTGTCTTAATCAATTTATTTTTATTTAATCAAATAGTTATTAAAAAATCCTTTAATAAAACGTATCGTGATGTAGTTTATGGTTTTTTAAATACTTTAATACTAACTATTTTTGCAATGATGTTTTTTGCGATGTGTCTAAAGTTTTTTATACATATAGTTTATTTAAAGTATGTTTTATTCAATTTTTTATTATTACAAATGATATTAATTGTAAGTTATTATTTAATTATAAATAAGTCTTATATAAAAGGTTATTTAACTTTTATTTTTCTTTTTTCTATATTTATTATATACACGTTGAATCAAATCTATAACTATGATAATGTTATATATCTTAGTTTATTTTTAAGTACAATAATACTTATAGTAAGTATTAATTTAATTGGATACAAATATTTAAGATTTTATTTAATACATAAAAACCGTTTAATGTATCAAATATTATTTTATTATAATCAACTAATGAATGGTAAGCAAGCTACTCAAACTACTAATGAATTGTGGAAAGATATTTTTATATTTTCTTATAAAAAACATATCGAAAACAAATATTATATTTATTTAGATAACTTAGTTAAGAATAATATATATTTTTATATAGATCTGTTATCTCATTCTATTACTTTTATAAAATATTTATCCCTCCACCACCCACAAGACACATTCTTTTAGGTAGGTGATGTAGTGGGTGTCTTCTGGGTTTCAATATATTGTTTGATAACCTCAAGCGGAGCTCCACCACAGGAACCTGCAAAATAGCTTGGAGACCATAAAGCGTTTTTCCAGTAATACTGCCTTAATTCAGGATGGATTTGTTTTAGCTTTCTGGAAGAAACACCTTTTAGCGAATTTACCAGTTTTGAGACTGCCACCTTTGGCGGATAGTTTACAAGCAAATGGACATGGTCGCTTTCTCCATTTAATTCTATCAGTTCTGCCTCAAAATCTTGACAGACTTTGGCGAAGATTTCCTTTAAGGTTTCTAAGTGTTTCTTTTGAAATACGCTCTTTCTGTATTTAGTTACAAAGACCAAATGCACATGCAGAAGAAAAACACAATGCCTACCAGTTCTAATTTTACTTGACTTTTCCATAGACCAATACTATAATATAACAATGATTACATGTCAAGCCTTTAAATTTAAACTCAAGACCAATGAAGAGTTAGAAAACAAGTTCGCCCAATTTGCCGGCTCTTGTAGGTTTGTATGGAATAAAGCTATTGCTTTAATAAAACAAAAGCTTGATATAAAAAAGGTAGATAAAATCATCAATATCCACTTGCCACAATATTACAAAAATACTGCTACTATACCTACCTATAACGAAATGGCGGGAATGCTTAAATTATGGAAACAATCCGAAGAATACGCTTTCTTAAAAGAAGCACATTCTCAAATTCTACAACAAACCTTAAAGGATTTATACAAAGCCATAGACAGTGCTTTTACCAAAGGCAATGGTATATCTTTTCCAGACTTCAGGAAGAAAGGTAAATCGCCAGACAGCTTTAGATATCCTCAAGGCTTTAAGATAAATAACAATAGAATATTTTTACCTAAAATAGGATGGGTTAGGTTTTATAAATCAAGAAACATAGTTGGCAAACCAAAGAATGTAACAGTTAAAAGATACGCCGATGGCTGGTATATAAGCGTAGTTACCGAAAAAGACACATCAATTAAAGAAAATCTATCCAACCCCGTGGGTATAGATGTAGGTGTAAAAAAGATAATCACACTATCCAACGGTTGTTACTTCGAGCCTCTTGATTTAAGTAAATATGAGAAAAAACTAATCAAACTCCAAAGGCAACTCTCGAGAAAACAACACCCTACCAAAAAAGGAGATAAGACACCGTTTTCTAATAATTACAAAAAACACCAAAGAAAAATAGCAAAGATGTGGCTTAAGATAGCAAATGTGAGAAACGATTACCTACATAAAATAACAACAGCCATAGCCAAAAAACACGGCTTTGTGGCTGTAGAGAATTTAAAGGTTAAGAACCTAACCAAATCTGCAAAAGGCACAAAAGACAGCCCCGGACGTAATGTAAAAGCTAAATCAGGCTTAAACAGAAGCATTCTTTCTCGAGCGTGGGGTAGGTTCTTTGAACTGCTTGAGTATAAACTCCAGAGAAATGGGGGGAAACTGGTTAGAGTTGACGCTAAAAACACCTCTATAACCTGTCCTCTATGTGATTACACTAATAAGGAAAACCGCAAAAACCAAGCGGTATTTGTATGCAAAAAGTGTGGTTTTACGTCTAATGCTGATTTGGTAGGTGCGATAAATGTTTTAATGAGAGCGATGAGGAAGGAAAACCTTATAACCCTACCGCAGGGCTTGCGGGAAGTCACGCCTGTGGAGTATGCCAGAGAGTATACGCTGAAGCAGGAACCAGCGGGAAACCGTGAGGGATTACCGCTTCCATCGATAGCGTAGATGGGAATCCTCTTCCTTTAGGGAGAGGAGGAAGTCAATTGCTCGACTTGTATTCTGGTATAAGTTTAGTTAGTAACACTAGTAATACTGATAAAAGATTTTAAATCATTTAAATAAATCAATTTTGTTATATTAATAATGTAAATACAGTACATGTAATTAATTTATAAAATTAACATGTAAAAATATATATATAAAATAAGTAAAGAGGTAATAGCATGAGTATAAAACTCATAAATCCTAAAAAAACCAATTTATTTTTAAAATATATTAATCAGAAGAATAAATTTATATCTGAATATCATTATGGTAACATAGCGGATATACTTAAAAGAAATGTTCAATTATTTGGGTATCGTA
Coding sequences:
- the tnpA gene encoding IS200/IS605 family transposase translates to MEKSSKIRTGRHCVFLLHVHLVFVTKYRKSVFQKKHLETLKEIFAKVCQDFEAELIELNGESDHVHLLVNYPPKVAVSKLVNSLKGVSSRKLKQIHPELRQYYWKNALWSPSYFAGSCGGAPLEVIKQYIETQKTPTTSPT
- a CDS encoding RNA-guided endonuclease InsQ/TnpB family protein, whose amino-acid sequence is MITCQAFKFKLKTNEELENKFAQFAGSCRFVWNKAIALIKQKLDIKKVDKIINIHLPQYYKNTATIPTYNEMAGMLKLWKQSEEYAFLKEAHSQILQQTLKDLYKAIDSAFTKGNGISFPDFRKKGKSPDSFRYPQGFKINNNRIFLPKIGWVRFYKSRNIVGKPKNVTVKRYADGWYISVVTEKDTSIKENLSNPVGIDVGVKKIITLSNGCYFEPLDLSKYEKKLIKLQRQLSRKQHPTKKGDKTPFSNNYKKHQRKIAKMWLKIANVRNDYLHKITTAIAKKHGFVAVENLKVKNLTKSAKGTKDSPGRNVKAKSGLNRSILSRAWGRFFELLEYKLQRNGGKLVRVDAKNTSITCPLCDYTNKENRKNQAVFVCKKCGFTSNADLVGAINVLMRAMRKENLITLPQGLREVTPVEYAREYTLKQEPAGNREGLPLPSIA